One genomic segment of Camelina sativa cultivar DH55 unplaced genomic scaffold, Cs unpScaffold00626, whole genome shotgun sequence includes these proteins:
- the LOC109131590 gene encoding uncharacterized protein LOC109131590 — MQEKKPIAYFSEKLGGATLNYPTYDKELYALVRALQTWQHYLWPKEFVIHTDHESLKHLRGQQKLNKRHARWVEFIETFPYVIQYKQGKDNVVADALSRRYALISTLDAKLLGFEQLKEMYATDYEFKEDFQACEKFAHGKYFQHEGFLFYENRLCVPNCSLRDLLVREAHGGGLMGHFGVAKTLSVMQDHFYWPHMKRDVERICGRCVTCKQAKSKVQPHGLYTPLPIPTESWTDLSMDFVLGLPRTKRGRDSVFVVVDRFSKMAHFIPCHKTDDASNVADLFFREVVRLHGMPRTIVSDRDTKFLSYFWKTLWSKLGTKLLFSTTCHPQTDGQTEVVNRTLSTLLRAIIKKNIKSWEDCLPHVEFAYNHSVHSASKHSPFQIVYGFNPLTPLDLIPLPLSERVSMDGKKKAELVKQIHEKARLNIEARTKQYEKQANKGRRQLVFEVGDLVWIHLRKERFPAERESKLMPRVDGPFKVLTKISDNAYKLDLQVEAELVPKDAMLVPVGPMTRAKTKQLAGVVHLIFEDIWSKESMGISIGEDIYQIACGVKESVWRTFGWRITDGELTARWFEVQEERNIAICYEIDETEFEVDHTPLWAALKVKAFNGPNWEELVEGLRSCRGWSDEMKTQIARLYLVHVGVLGLSRNSQISLEYAKRALNEEAFESFQWGRVGFKSLVDSIKVLGLPNNAYTLHGCVHVLLIWAFESVKVLGASYGNVREGVDLPLLRWRGGRPRKDIEAFISGSKLLNNGELQVKHLVPKPLEFIYPDWPGQYCVYGVGEGLKKKLDNLLLDVINGEVDEREWDCVKKRKGEHTKKRERRQHVAGVSDDDFLETAPTSIRNVPNNAKEQKESVGDKCSAEKASGDKHSGVQGEDGSGRLFTMVETLGAKMDNIQISFSRAIAEVVFKLQGMESRMGNFESDVQLLKKVVINSTDGGAHMQGPRTLRNDEPKIEEIKHSDKDGYKVASCVRNPLAIKDKVMWSGSIKIEPEDSVERIPKQMVDSVQRGKRVQSCETEEGDKRAKYNDKVDGAGAQPVPINVIHPVSGGNPGSLDRKSESVVDLNEETSTPASSHTLKDKEKARYFAYLLQKVFPPSRELDLLLVDPVGTNIGLNPNDESMRVALITRRESHIVVLSPAVYDPFIEACPEKIAKLMSFLTDDL; from the exons ATGCAAGAGAAGAAACCAATTGCATATTTCAGTGAGAAACTTGGAGGAGCAACCTTGAATTATCCAACttatgacaaggagctgtatGCTTTGGTTAGAGCGCTACAAACTTGGCAACATTATCTTTGGCCAAaggagtttgtgattcacacaGATCATGAGTCTCTAAAGCACTTGAGAGGTCAACAAAAGCTAAACAAGCGCCATGCTCGCTGGGTTGAGTTCATAGAAACATTTCCATATGTCATTCAGTACAAACAAGGTAAAGACAATGTTGTTGCTGATGCTTTGTCAAGAAGGTATGCGCTTATCTCTACTCTTGATGCTAAGTTGTTAGGCTTTGAACAACTTAAGGAGATGTATGCTACTGATTATGAGTTCAAAGAAGATTTCCAAGCTTGTGAAAAGTTTGCTCATGGAAAATACTTTCAGCATGAAGGATTTTTATTCTATGAAAATCGTTTGTGTGTGCCTAATTGTTCTTTGAGAGATTTGCTTGTCAGAGAAGCTCATGGAGGAGGATTAATGGGACATTTTGGAGTTGCCAAAACACTTAGTGTTATGCAGGATCATTTCTACTGGCCGCATATGAAGAGAGATGTGGAAAGGATTTGCGGAAGGTGTGTCACTTGCAAGCAAGCCAAGTCTAAAGTTCAACCCCATGGTTTGTATACTCCTTTACCCATTCCTACTGAATCTTGGACTGATCTTTCAATGGATTTTGTGCTAGGACTGCCTAGAACCAAGAGAGGTAGAGATTCTGTCTTTGTGGTTGTTGATAGATTTTCTAAGATGGCACACTTCATTCCATGTCACAAAACTGATGATGCTTCAAATGTTGCTGATTTGTTCTTTAGAGAGGTTGTTCGATTGCATGGCATGCCTAGAACTATTGTTTCTGATAGGGATACTAAGTTCTTAAGCTATTTCTGGAAAACTTTGTGGTCTAAGTTAGGGACTAAGTTGTTGTTTTCAACTACTTGTCATCCTCAAACTGATGGACAAACTGAAGTAGTGAATAGAACTTTGTCTACACTTTTGCGTGCTATCATTaagaagaacatcaaatctTGGGAAGATTGTTTGCCtcatgttgagtttgcatataATCATTCAGTTCACTCTGCTTCTAAGCATTCCCCTTtccaaattgtttatggttttaaccCTTTAACACCTTTGGATCTAATCCCTTTACCTTTGAGTGAAAGAGTTAGTAtggatgggaaaaagaaagctgaactTGTTAAGCAGATTCATGAGAAGGCACGACTCAACATTGAAGCAAGGACAAAGCagtatgagaagcaagcaaacaaaggaagacGCCAGCTGGTTTTTGAAGTGGGAGATCTAGTTTGGATACATTTGAGAAAGGAACGTTTCCCAGCTGAAAGAGAGTCTAAACTAATGCCAAGGGTCGATGGTCCATTCAAAGTCTTGACGAAAATCAGTGACAATGCTTACAAGCTTGATTtgcaag TGGAAGCTGAGCTTGTTCCTAAGGATGCTATGCTTGTACCAGTTGGACCAATGACAAGGGCAAAGACCAAACAGCTTGCTGGAGTTGTTCATttgatatttgaagatatttggagcaaagagagcatgggaattTCTATTGGAGAagatatctatcaa ATAGCTTGCGGCGTGAAAGAATCTGTGTGGAGGACGTTTGGCTGGAGGATCACTGACGGCGAGTTGACGGCGAGGTGGTTTGAAGTACAGGAGGAGAGAAATATAGCGATTTGCTATGAG attgatgaaacaGAGTTTGAAGTCGATCATACACCTTTATGGGCGGCTTTAAAGGTGAAAGCTTTTAATGGACCCAACTGGGAGGAGCTAGTTGAGGGTTTGAGAAGCTGCCGTGGGTGGTCTGATGAAATGAAGACGCAGATAGCTCGGTTGTATCTTGTTCATGTTGGAGTGCTTGGTTTATCAAGGAACAGTCAGATTTCTCTGGAATACGCTAAAAGGGCGTTGAATGAAGAAGCATTTGAGAGTTTTCAATGGGGTAGGGTTGGATTCAAGAGTTTAGTTGATTCCATCAAAGTCCTTGGGTTACCTAACAATGCTTATACCCTCCATGGATGTGTCCATGTATTGCTGATATGGGCATTTGAGAGCGTGAAGGTGCTGGGGGCTAGCTACGGGAATGTAAGAGAAGGTGTAGATTTGCCTCTGTTAAGGTGGAGAGGAGGGAGGCCAAGGAAGGATATCGAAGCCTTCATATCCGGGAGCAAACTCCTTAATAATGGGGAG CTTCAGGTGAAGCATTTAGTACCTAAACCTTTGGAGTTCATATATCCAGATTGGCCAGGACAGTATTGTGTGTATGGTGTAGGagaaggtttgaagaagaaactggataaTCTGCTGTTAGACGTGATCAATGGCGAAGTGGATGAAAGAGAATgggattgtgtaaaaaaaaggaagggggaacatacgaagaagagggagaggaggcAACATGTTGCAGGGGTAAGTGACGATGATTTCCTTGAAACAGCCCCAACCAGCATCCGTAATGTCCCCAATAATGCGAAGGAGCAGAAAGAAAGTGTTGGGGACAAATGTTCAGCAGAGAAGGCGTCTGGAGATAAGCATTCAGGTGTGCAGGGTGAAGATGGTAGTGGAAGGTTATTTACTATGGTTGAAACACTAGGGGCAAAAATGGATAATATTCAGATATCGTTTTCTAGAGCAATAGCGGAAGTTGTGTTCAAACTTCAAGGTATGGAGAGTAGGATGGGTAACTTTGAGAGTGACGTTCAACTATTGAAGAAAGTTGTTATCAACTCAACGGATGGAGGAGCGCATATGCAAGGACCTCGTACATTAAGAAATGACGAACCAAAAATAGAGGAG ATAAAACATTCGGACAAGGATGGTTATAAAGTTGCTAGTTGTGTTAGGAATCCGTTAGCCATTAAGGATAAGGTCATGTGGTCTGGGAGTATTAAAATTGAACCAGAGGACAGTGTAGAGCGAATTCCAAAGCAGATGGTAGACAGTGTACAGCGTGGCAAAAGAGTACAGAGTTGTGAGACAGAGGAAGGTGATAAAAGAGCAAAGTATAATGACAAAGTAGATGGAGCAGGTGCTCAACCCGTTCCTATTAATGTTATCCATCCGGTAAGTGGTGGTAACCCTGGCTCGTTGGATCGAAAGTCTGAATCTGTTGTGGATTTAAACGAGGAGACCAGTACTCCTGCATCATCTCATACACTGAAAGATAAGGAGAAAGCCAGGTATTTTGcatatttgttacaaaaggtGTTTCCTCCATCAAGAGAGCTTGATCTTCTATTAGTAGATCCAGTGGGCACTAACATAGGGTTAAACCCTAATGACGAATCAATGCGAGTTGCATTAATTACCCGACGTGAAAGCCACATTGTAGTCCTATCTCCCGCAGTGTACGATCCTTTTATTGAGGCATGTCCTGAGAAAATTGCAAAGCTGATGTCCTTCCTAACTGATGATTTGTAA
- the LOC104773722 gene encoding probable receptor-like serine/threonine-protein kinase At5g57670 isoform X1 — protein sequence MAVEKERKVDHVIVKKRNIVLVGIRIDESGKEILKWALEEVAEHGDCVVVVHVCYTYRALKSKSSLDRYLELYTGFCSTKKIELKGEVLKGNSVLGVLVKEAKRYNAMSVVVGVKQQKKLSLKIAKGCAKELPSTTDVLAIHRGNIVFRRSNHYQLPLAQKMSSRPNSELSDGFSDKESQLKYEESTVKRIELPGTTGQEKKKISGRSLSLPSVELIDKKPGWPLLRTATIASPMVHQQTRKISVVNWVMSLPERFPHHPNLTSQPSFCDKQLKDILKEINRWFSYDVVKTATSDFSSENLIGKGGCNEVYKGFLEDGKAVAVKILKPSVKEAVKEFVHEVSIISSLSHSNISPLIGVCVHYNDLISVYNLSSRGSLEETLQGKHLLRWEERFKIAIGLGEALDYLHNQCSNPVIHRDVKSSNVLLSHEFEPQLSDFGLSMWGSKSCRYTIQRDVVGTFGYLAPEYFMYGKVSDKVDVYAFGVVLLELISGRTPISSDSPRGQESLVMWAKPMIEKGNAKELLDPNISGTFDEDQFHKMVLAATHCLTRAATHRPNIREILKLLRGEDEVAKWVKIVEEDEDCFDDEVYPNSNTELHLSLAMVDVEDNDSVSISSLERSNNSLFSSSSSQELQS from the exons atggcagtggagaaagaaagaaaagtggATCATGTGATTGTGAAGAAGAGGAACATTGTATTGGTTGGAATCCGAATTGATGAGAGTGGCAAAGAGATCTTGAAATGGGCACTTGAAGAAGTTGCTGAACATGGAGATTGTGTAGTTGTTGTCCATGTTTGTTATACTT ATCGTGCCTTGAAAAGCAAGTCATCGCTTGATCGGTACTTAGAACTTTACACTGGATTCTGCTCAACAAAAAAG ATTGAGCTCAAAGGAGAAGTTTTAAAGGGCAACTCAGTTCTAGGGGTTCTAGTTAAAGAGGCAAAGAGATACAACGCTATGTCAGTTGTTGTTGGAgttaaacaacaaaagaaattaag tctaAAAATAGCTAAAGGCTGCGCAAAAGAGCTTCCTTCAACAACCGATGTTTTGGCCATCCACAGAGGGAATATTGTCTTTAGACGTTCCAACCATTACCAACTACCTCTTG CTCAAAAGATGAGTTCAAGACCAAATTCTGAACTTTCTGATGGATTTTCAGACAAGGAAAGCCAACTGAAGTATGAAGAATCTACTGTTAAACGCATAGAGCTCCCGGGAACAACgggacaagagaagaagaagatttcaggAAGATCGCTATCTCTTCCATCAGTAGAGTTAATAGACAAGAAACCGGGTTGGCCATTGCTAAGAACAGCCACTATAGCTAGTCCAATGGTCCACCAACAGACTAGGAAAATATCAGTTGTCAATTGGGTGATGAGCTTGCCTGAACGGTTTCCGCATCATCCGAATCTGACTTCTCAACCGAGCTTTTGTGATAAACAACTTAAAGACATACTAAAGGAAATAAACAGATGGTTCAGCTATGATGTTGTCAAGACAGCAACATCAGATTTCTCTTCAG AGAATCTAATCGGGAAAGGAGGATGTAACGAAGTGTACAAAGGGTTTCTTGAAGATGGTAAAGCCGTGGCGGTGAAGATCTTGAAACCATCTGTAAAAGAAGCAGTGAAGGAGTTTGTTCATGAAGTGAGCATAATCTCTTCTTTGAGTCACTCAAACATCTCTCCTTTGATTGGTGTATGCGTTCATTACAACGATCTAATCTCTGTTTACAATCTCTCATCCAGAGGGAGTTTGGAGGAAACTCTTCAGG GTAAGCATTTATTAAGATGGGAAGAGAGATTCAAGATAGCAATTGGGTTAGGGGAAGCTCTTGATTATCTCCATAACCAATGTTCTAATCCTGTGATCCACAGAGATGTCAAATCTTCAAATGTTCTTCTCTCGCATGAGTTCGAACCTCAG CTGTCAGACTTTGGACTTTCGATGTGGGGATCAAAGTCTTGTCGATACACGATACAAAGAGACGTGGTTGGGACGTTTGGATACCTAGCTCCTGAGTACTTTATGTATGGAAAAGTCAGCGATAAAGTCGATGTATATGCCTTTGGAGTAGTTTTGCTTGAGCTTATTTCAGGAAGAACTCCTATATCATCTGATAGCCCAAGAGGACAAGAGAGTTTGGTCATGTGG GCAAAACCAATGATTGAAAAAGGCAATGCAAAAGAGCTCTTGGATCCGAATATCTCTGGGACTTTCGACGAAGATCAGTTTCATAAGATGGTTCTTGCTGCTACACATTGTCTCACAAGAGCAGCCACTCATCGTCCCAATATCAGAGAG ATATTGAAGCTGCTAAGAGGCGAAGATGAAGTAGCAAAATGGGTGAAGATagtagaagaagacgaagattgTTTCGATGACGAGGTTTACCCAAATTCGAACACTGAGCTTCACTTGAGCCTCGCGATGGTCGACGTGGAGGATAATGACTCCGTGTCAATCAGTAGCTTGGAAAGAAGTAACAACagccttttctcttcttcttcctcacagGAGCTTCAGTCTTAA
- the LOC104773723 gene encoding uncharacterized protein LOC104773723, with the protein MKTETINNPGTLYTVPTLNISNCVTVTLTGQNYALWKNQLETFLAGQGLLGFVNGSISVPQATVNVTGTDGTPSQRLNPEYQSEYQNWVRTDSVVNCSTSYQVWNTLANHFNRVSSSRLFELQRKLQTIEKKDRTMIVYLRELKSICDQLASVGSPVTEKMKIFAALNGLGREYEPIKTTIENTVDSVPGPTLDDVIPKITGYDDRLQSYLVENSVTPHLAFNVSQQNIPGYYQPNSNRRGRGNGRFNNSYQADDIPAALTAMRITDVTDQHGHEWLPDSGSSVHVTPSTQALHHSQPYTGSDSVMVGDGTFLPITHTGSASIASTSGNLPLKDVLVCPNIARSLLSVSMTRAKTKQLAGAVHLIFEDIWSKESMRISIGEDIYQVQPTLSLIQVQESPK; encoded by the exons ATGAAGACTGAGACTATTAATAATCCAGGAACG CTCTACACGGTTCCTACTCTGAACATCTCCAACTGTGTTACTGTCACTCTCACCGGTCAAAACTACGCTCTATGGAAGAATCAGTTGGAGACTTTCCTCGCCGGTCAAGGTCTGCTCGGGTTCGTTAATGGATCCATCTCTGTTCCTCAAGCTACTGTCAATGTCACTGGAACTGACGGCACTCCATCGCAGAGGCTAAATCCAGAATATCAGAGCGAGTATCAGAACTGGGTCCGAACCGACTCTGTTGTCAACTGTTCGACGTCCTATCAG GTATGGAACACTCTGGCAAACCATTTTAACAGAGTCTCCTCCTCTAGGTTGTTTGAGCTTCAACGAAAGTTGCAGACCATAGAGAAGAAAGATAGAACTATGATAGTGTATCTCAGAGAACTTAAGAGTATTTGTGACCAATTAGCTTCAGTTGGTAGTCCTGTCACTGAGAAAATGAAGATATTTGCTGCACTAAACGGGTTAGGACGTGAGTATGAACCGATCAAAACCACGATCGAGAATACTGTCGACTCTGTTCCTGGTCCAACTCTGGATGATGTAATCCCGAAGATTACAGGTTATGATGACCGACTTCAGTCCTACTTGGTCGAGAACTCGGTGACTCCACACCTCGCCTTCAATGTGTCTCAACAAAATATTCCAGGGTATTATCAGCCTAACAGCAACAGAAGAGGCAGAGGAAATGGTAG GTTCAATAACAGCTATCAAGCTGATGACATTCCAGCAGCCTTGACTGCGATGCGTATCACTGATGTCACGGACCAACATGGTCACGAATGGCTGCCAGACTCAGGGTCCTCTGTTCATGTTACGCCCTCTACTCAAGCTCTGCATCACTCTCAACCATACACAGGTTCCGATTCAGTGATGGTAGGCGATGGTACGTTTCTTCCCATTACTCACACAGGTTCCGCCAGTATAGCTTCTACATCAGGTAATCTACCCTTGAAGGATGTGCTTGTTTGTCCTAATATTGCTCGATCACTGTTGTCTGTTTCAATGACAAGGGCAAAGACTAAACAGCTTGCTGGAGCTGTTCATttgatatttgaagatatttggagCAAAGAGAGCATGAGAATTTCTATTGGAGAagatatctatcaagtccagcctaCTTTGAgtctaattcaagtccaagaaagcccaaaataa
- the LOC109131591 gene encoding uncharacterized protein LOC109131591, translating to MVSTVRTTRRQPKWIGTTLWTTMTEFWDTEEAQQRSKTYSDCRMSDRNGLGPHVHLSGPKSYRQIQNEMEEELGREVRIGEVFIKAHTKPDGTYVDRKAEKIAETYEKNVQERLSQLQEDPSAISDGESRPRELTTEEYTEIFLQSTEKDSGKQAGDTLAFVAMQEQLKEAQRKIEEQAANMLRRDAEMLKRDAQIAQQSEIIAGQKEKIDELDLVGKFLRQCDPRFKEFLTAHSAKETTTTEPLQEEDPTSTP from the exons atggttagcaCCGTGAGAACTACTAGACGCCAACCTAAATGGATTGGAACTACTCTATGGACAACAATGACAGAATTCtgggacactgaagaagcacaacaaaggagCAAAACATATTCTGATTGccgtatgtctgaccgtaatggccTCGGTCCTCATGTCCACCTCTCAGGGCCAAAGTCGTATCGACAGATTCAAAACGAAATG GAAgaggaattgggaagagaagtacgtattggtgaggttttcatcaaggcacatacaaagcctgatgggacatatgttgatcggaaggcagagaagatagcagaaacatatgagaagaatgtgcaagagaggttgtctcagCTCCAGGAAGATCCTTCTGCCATCTCAGATGGGGAGTCACGGCCCCGAGAGCTAACAACTGAAGAATATACAGAAATCTTTCTTCAG tccactgagaaggattca GGGAAGCAAGCAGGAGACACTTTAGCCTTTGTGGCTATGCAAGAACAATTGAAGGAAGCTCAACGGAAGATAGAGGAGCAGGCTGCTAATATGTTGAGGCGTGATGCAGAAATGTTGAAGCGTGATGCACAAATTGCTCAACAATCCGAAATTATTGCTGGGCAGAAGGAGAAGATTGACGAGTTGGACTTGGTGGGGAAGTTTCTGCGGCAATGTGATCCACGGTTCAAGGAGTTCTTGACAGCCCATTCAGCTAAAGAGACTACCACGACAGAGCCTcttcaagaagaagatccaacTTCAACTCCATAG
- the LOC104773722 gene encoding receptor-like cytosolic serine/threonine-protein kinase RBK1 isoform X2, whose amino-acid sequence MAVEKERKVDHVIVKKRNIVLVGIRIDESGKEILKWALEEVAEHGDCVVVVHVCYTYRALKSKSSLDRYLELYTGFCSTKKIELKGEVLKGNSVLGVLVKEAKRYNAMSVVVGVKQQKKLSLKIAKGCAKELPSTTDVLAIHRGNIVFRRSNHYQLPLDKESQLKYEESTVKRIELPGTTGQEKKKISGRSLSLPSVELIDKKPGWPLLRTATIASPMVHQQTRKISVVNWVMSLPERFPHHPNLTSQPSFCDKQLKDILKEINRWFSYDVVKTATSDFSSENLIGKGGCNEVYKGFLEDGKAVAVKILKPSVKEAVKEFVHEVSIISSLSHSNISPLIGVCVHYNDLISVYNLSSRGSLEETLQGKHLLRWEERFKIAIGLGEALDYLHNQCSNPVIHRDVKSSNVLLSHEFEPQLSDFGLSMWGSKSCRYTIQRDVVGTFGYLAPEYFMYGKVSDKVDVYAFGVVLLELISGRTPISSDSPRGQESLVMWAKPMIEKGNAKELLDPNISGTFDEDQFHKMVLAATHCLTRAATHRPNIREILKLLRGEDEVAKWVKIVEEDEDCFDDEVYPNSNTELHLSLAMVDVEDNDSVSISSLERSNNSLFSSSSSQELQS is encoded by the exons atggcagtggagaaagaaagaaaagtggATCATGTGATTGTGAAGAAGAGGAACATTGTATTGGTTGGAATCCGAATTGATGAGAGTGGCAAAGAGATCTTGAAATGGGCACTTGAAGAAGTTGCTGAACATGGAGATTGTGTAGTTGTTGTCCATGTTTGTTATACTT ATCGTGCCTTGAAAAGCAAGTCATCGCTTGATCGGTACTTAGAACTTTACACTGGATTCTGCTCAACAAAAAAG ATTGAGCTCAAAGGAGAAGTTTTAAAGGGCAACTCAGTTCTAGGGGTTCTAGTTAAAGAGGCAAAGAGATACAACGCTATGTCAGTTGTTGTTGGAgttaaacaacaaaagaaattaag tctaAAAATAGCTAAAGGCTGCGCAAAAGAGCTTCCTTCAACAACCGATGTTTTGGCCATCCACAGAGGGAATATTGTCTTTAGACGTTCCAACCATTACCAACTACCTCTTG ACAAGGAAAGCCAACTGAAGTATGAAGAATCTACTGTTAAACGCATAGAGCTCCCGGGAACAACgggacaagagaagaagaagatttcaggAAGATCGCTATCTCTTCCATCAGTAGAGTTAATAGACAAGAAACCGGGTTGGCCATTGCTAAGAACAGCCACTATAGCTAGTCCAATGGTCCACCAACAGACTAGGAAAATATCAGTTGTCAATTGGGTGATGAGCTTGCCTGAACGGTTTCCGCATCATCCGAATCTGACTTCTCAACCGAGCTTTTGTGATAAACAACTTAAAGACATACTAAAGGAAATAAACAGATGGTTCAGCTATGATGTTGTCAAGACAGCAACATCAGATTTCTCTTCAG AGAATCTAATCGGGAAAGGAGGATGTAACGAAGTGTACAAAGGGTTTCTTGAAGATGGTAAAGCCGTGGCGGTGAAGATCTTGAAACCATCTGTAAAAGAAGCAGTGAAGGAGTTTGTTCATGAAGTGAGCATAATCTCTTCTTTGAGTCACTCAAACATCTCTCCTTTGATTGGTGTATGCGTTCATTACAACGATCTAATCTCTGTTTACAATCTCTCATCCAGAGGGAGTTTGGAGGAAACTCTTCAGG GTAAGCATTTATTAAGATGGGAAGAGAGATTCAAGATAGCAATTGGGTTAGGGGAAGCTCTTGATTATCTCCATAACCAATGTTCTAATCCTGTGATCCACAGAGATGTCAAATCTTCAAATGTTCTTCTCTCGCATGAGTTCGAACCTCAG CTGTCAGACTTTGGACTTTCGATGTGGGGATCAAAGTCTTGTCGATACACGATACAAAGAGACGTGGTTGGGACGTTTGGATACCTAGCTCCTGAGTACTTTATGTATGGAAAAGTCAGCGATAAAGTCGATGTATATGCCTTTGGAGTAGTTTTGCTTGAGCTTATTTCAGGAAGAACTCCTATATCATCTGATAGCCCAAGAGGACAAGAGAGTTTGGTCATGTGG GCAAAACCAATGATTGAAAAAGGCAATGCAAAAGAGCTCTTGGATCCGAATATCTCTGGGACTTTCGACGAAGATCAGTTTCATAAGATGGTTCTTGCTGCTACACATTGTCTCACAAGAGCAGCCACTCATCGTCCCAATATCAGAGAG ATATTGAAGCTGCTAAGAGGCGAAGATGAAGTAGCAAAATGGGTGAAGATagtagaagaagacgaagattgTTTCGATGACGAGGTTTACCCAAATTCGAACACTGAGCTTCACTTGAGCCTCGCGATGGTCGACGTGGAGGATAATGACTCCGTGTCAATCAGTAGCTTGGAAAGAAGTAACAACagccttttctcttcttcttcctcacagGAGCTTCAGTCTTAA
- the LOC104773721 gene encoding ubiquitin-conjugating enzyme E2 29, whose translation MATRRILKELKELQRDPPVSCSAGPTGEDMFHWQATIMGPNESPYSGGVFLVNIHFPPDYPFKPPKVVFRTKVFHPNINSNGNICLDILKDQWSPALTISKVLLSVCSLLTDPNPDDPLVPEIAHIYKTDKTRYEAMARSWTQKYALF comes from the exons ATGGCAACGAGAAGGATATTGAAAGAACTTAAGGAGTTGCAAAGAGACCCTCCTGTATCATGCAGTGCAG GTCCAACGGGAGAAGATATGTTCCACTGGCAAGCTACCATAATGGGTCCGAACGAAAGTCCGTACTCGGGCGGTGTTTTCCTTGTCAATATCCATTTCCCTCCGGATTATCCTTTCAAACCTCCCAAG GTTGTCTTCAGAACCAAAGTGTTTCACCCAAACATCAACAGTAATGGAAACATATGTTTGGACATTCTCAAAGACCAATGGAGCCCTGCCCTTACCATCTCTAAg GTGCTTCTCTCGGTATGCTCTCTTCTTACAGACCCAAACCCTGACGATCCTCTGGTGCCAGAGATAGCTCACATATACAAAACTGACAAGACCAGATATGAAGCCATGGCACGAAGCTGGACCCAAAAGTATGCCTTGTTTTAA